The DNA region CGAGGCCCCCGCCCTGGTGGCGCCGGCGATCGCCGGCGCCGGTGACAAGCCGTCCTACGACCTGCACGCGGACGTGCCGGTGGGCGCGGTCGTCTCGGCGCACTCGCTGGACGGCGACGCCGAGGACACCCTGCGCTACTACGCGGTACTCGACGACGGGCTGCAGCCCATCTCCGGTGTGCTGGCGGCGGTGCTGCGCAACACCGACTCGCAGGGCCTCGGTCGGCCGCCGCTGCTGGGTGCCGACGACATCGCGCGGCTGCCGGTCTCGCGGCAACTCGACGTCTCGCGCTTCCCCGAGCGGCCGGTCACCATCACCGACACGGTGTCGGCCCCGGTCACCTGCGCGCACTGGAACCGGACCGCCGGCGCCAGCACGAGTTCGATGACGCTGCTCTCCGGTTCGTCGCTGCCGCTGCGCGACGGCATCCGCACCCTGGACCTGGTGGGCGCGGGAGTCGGCGGGACCGCCGCCCGGGTCGCCCTGGCGCCGGGATCGGGTTACTTCGTCCAGAGCGTCAGCAGCGACCCGACGGCCGATCCGACTGCGGGCCCGCTGTTCTGGATCTCCGACACCGGTGTGCGCTACGGCATCAACACCGAGGGCGGAACCAACAGCGGCGAGGGCGACACCGTCTCCGCGCTGGGCTTGAGCGAACCGGCGCTGCCCATCCCGTGGTCGGTGCTGTCGCAGTTCGCCCAGGGACCCACCTTGTCGCGCGCCGACGCACTGCTCGCACACGACGGACTTGCCCCGGATCAGCGGCCCGGCCGTCGCGCCGCCGCCGAACTGGGTGCCGCACCTAACGGGGGAGAGACCCGATGAGTCGTTTGATTTTCGAGGCACGTCGCCGGCTGCCGGCGCCGCCGATGGACAAGGGCACCATCACCATCGAGCCGCCGCCGGAGCTGCCGCGGATGGTTCCCGCGTCGTTCCTGCAGCGCGCGCTGCCGGTGGTGATCGTGATCCTGATCGTGGGCATGGTGATCGCGATGGTCGCCACCGGGATGCGGCTGATCTCCCCGGTGATGCTGTTCTTCCCGTTCGCGCTGCTGGTCGCCGCGGCCGGTATCTACCGGGGCGGGGACAAGAAGGCCCGTACCGTCGAAGTCGACGCCGAGCGCGCCGACTACCTGCGCTACCTGTCGGTGGTGCGCGACAACATCCGGGGTTCGGCCGCCAAGCAGCGGGCCGCCGCCGAGTGGTCGCACCCCGATCCGGCGGATCTGACGGCCGTGCCGGGTTCGCGTCGGCAGTGGGAGCGCGACCCGCACGACGACGACTTCCTGGTGGTGCGTACCGGGCGGCACGCCGTCCCGCTGGCCAGTGCGGTGCGTGTCACCGACACCGCCGACGAGATCGACCTGGAACCGGTGTCGCACAGCGCCTTGCGCAGCCTGCTCGACACCCAGCGCACGGTCCGCGACGTCCCGGTCGGGATGGACCTGACGACGGTTTCGCGGGTCACGGTGCTCGGCGAGGGCGACGCGGCCGCCACCGACGTGCGCGCCGCGGTCCGCGCCTGGGTGGCCCAGGCCGTCACCTGGCACGACCCGACCATGCTCGGGGTGGCGTTGGCCTCACCGGAGCTGGAGAGTGCGGACTGGTCCTGGCTGAAGTGGTTGCCCCACACCGACATCGCCGGCTCGGTCGACGGGGTGGGCCCGGCCCGCTACCTGGCGAGCAGCGCCGAGGAACTGATCGCGTTGCTGGCCCCGGTGCTGGCGCAGCGCCCGCCCTACGACGGCGGTGCGGCCGAGTCCTGCCGGCACCTGCTGGTGATCGTCGACGACCCGGACTTCGACCTGACCGCTTCGGCGCTCGGTGCCGCGCGCGCCGGGGTCACCATCGTGACGCGCAGTGCGACGGCGCCGAGCCGGGAACAGTATTCCGACCCCGAGCGCCCGATCCTGCGCATCACCGCCGGCGGCGGTGCCATCGACCGGTGGGCCACCGGTGGCTGGCAGCGGTACGTCGATGCCGCCGACCGGTTGGGTGCGGACGAGGCGGCGCATCTGGCACGCCGGCTGTCGCGGTGGGACTCCAACCCCACCCATGCCGGACTGCGGTCGGCCGGTACCCGCGGCGCGACCTTCACCACGCTGCTGGGCATCAACGACGCCTCCCGACTGGATGTGCCCGCACTGTGGGCGCCGCGCAGTCGCGAGGAGGAACTGCGTGTTCCGATCGGCGTGACCGCGACCGGTGAGCCACTGATCTTCGACCTCAAGGACGAGGCCGAGGGCGGCATGGGCCCGCACGGGTTGATGATCGGTATGACGGGTTCGGGTAAGTCGCAGACCCTGATGGCGATCCTGTTGTCGCTGTTGACCACCCACCCCGCCGACCGGCTGATCGTGATCTACGCCGACTTCAAGGGTGAGGCCGGCGCCGACATCTTCAGGCACTTCCCGCAGGTCGTCGCGGTCATCTCGAACATGGCCGAGAAGAAGTCGCTGGCCGACCGGTTCGC from Mycolicibacter sp. MU0083 includes:
- the eccB gene encoding type VII secretion protein EccB: MSASTDRPEEERRSFASRTPVNDNPDRVEYRRGFVTKHQVSGWRFVMRRIASGVALHDTRMLVEPLRAQARAVLMGLLVLATVAGGCFVFTLIWPNSAANDDPVLADRSTSALYVRVGDQLHPVLNLTSARLIAGRPVNPTMVKSTALDKFARGNLIGIPGAPERMVANTARDADWTVCDSVADSVGGTTVIAGPLADGGSRAGALDAQQAVLADNGSGAWLLWDGKRSRIDLSDHAVTAALGLGERGSAVPTPRSIATGLFNAIPEAPALVAPAIAGAGDKPSYDLHADVPVGAVVSAHSLDGDAEDTLRYYAVLDDGLQPISGVLAAVLRNTDSQGLGRPPLLGADDIARLPVSRQLDVSRFPERPVTITDTVSAPVTCAHWNRTAGASTSSMTLLSGSSLPLRDGIRTLDLVGAGVGGTAARVALAPGSGYFVQSVSSDPTADPTAGPLFWISDTGVRYGINTEGGTNSGEGDTVSALGLSEPALPIPWSVLSQFAQGPTLSRADALLAHDGLAPDQRPGRRAAAELGAAPNGGETR